A portion of the Oncorhynchus gorbuscha isolate QuinsamMale2020 ecotype Even-year linkage group LG19, OgorEven_v1.0, whole genome shotgun sequence genome contains these proteins:
- the mms22l gene encoding protein MMS22-like, with product MEEDISQSLTPPVSPFAGESQCDLTPALPPCFSCASDPGRDDTRPLSSDGYIGRGSLKRLLLRLAPAPADYEDDTVDIFGFPWVTETALVESTKLLFGLFRQKLLKLETLVQSSSHDFGQASSLHYEAEDLRQQCVLFLQYVKVFLYRYLEPTCSLEEGPCHPYVELEAQLPSALLEELFGVTLLIGRLKDLPANIQSALTIQHQGKLLPPSWHLLHLHLDIHWSVLEILHLLGQRMQGQVVYAHQFVNLTGENLTNNSLFEEHLCNLLSDLTGMAMGKYSKVRPTEALTSHHYYCTCTKELWILLIHLLEHRSKVLHTQSFWNYMNTLLQSLISGQPVAEQYGVLPTHCKDPLGFTWWLVTHLAELGQYSRNGAFQNGIQLEDNWNFVCELLKSTCNPKRALQEDQIRMHVHCCLSLSLLWKPNNGTVATLWEYYSKNLSGLFTVPWLGVSGLGSVSRTPLALLDQARSCCSPSPLRSSGHTQLYRSANSFQIFLRVLALYLAQENAGGAPWRQIKGRVYSKFHQRRMQELSEAGLMNFLLLFVVVARQAELEDVAGRACELLGLLPPDSPPAQRSLVWRGQLALLLLFQERGLDVGAQASWLAASFSQTAREFYLKTTEPSRRLALWGPLGSYLEGVAEVFETSASLGLSEEKLLNEGFGLLLPACRQSELSSTLGFLQIVLRELRRVHQRNVQPGHSACPPGAWLPPPSASVGKDRHLAVATALWSHFFPFLRSLRLSNTPPAQLADAAAGFTLLAFDLPSSAPQDLQPNPIQSIMQCFSWDDMLHPLLVTRYLPHLLQNSELVYSVSSGCGGSVSGSAQTLSVRAWFRCVLQQYIHKNPDGTDSRAGRALEEQLSELTRLVLRLPEVDSLLQRAGLQPGAGSKLVPRSALEMFIKAVGRVYSGLQVLSERSAMVTRALDYAGDIMKYIKHYLVNKSPQEGLLLAYWAVGCVVKHWSPLLATSKAQHLLFNIVNGLLLPNSLSGLDKALRDSLPLYLQGLSIATSMSQSQGAYLKKQLRDVISKFLDHFLPATPSVGAIANHPVLLAACEATPTPRGAALRRSILQVISENFLHFKGNAPPPRLVTVLAFLLELLRRNNDSDPALLTIPLPSLLRCLKLVNEPHVRRTSTEALQLVVERCSAAAGGTPCDQTVTVLRSFVEENEGLYDRQVYSVLETIAVLDSHVVQVLIPVLSLSLRNTEHKRGLGKNTTLRNAYRNLLTLLGDGGQAEIISLEEN from the exons ATGGAAGAGGACATCAGCCAGTCCCTGACCCCGCCGGTGTCACCCTTCGCAGGGGAAAGCCAGTGTGACCTGACCCCAGCCCTGCCGCCCTGTTTCTCCTGTGCATCTGACCCGGGTCGGGATGACACCCGGCCACTGTCATCTGACGGTTATATTGGCAGGGGCTCCCTGAAACG GCTGCTGTTACGTCTGGCCCCAGCGCCTGCAGACTACGAAGATGACACAGTGGATATCTTTGGTTTCCCATGGGTGACAGAGACCGCTCTGGTGGAATCGACCAAGCTTTTGTTTGGCCTGTTCAG GCAAAAGCTTCTTAAATTAGAGACCCTGGTGCAGTCCAGCTCTCATGACTTTG GCCAAGCCAGCAGCCTCCATTATGAGGCAGAAGACCTTAGGCAACAATGTGTGCTGTTTCTCCAATATGTCAAAGTCTTCCTATACAG GTACCTGGAGCCCACCTGTTCCCTGGAGGAGGGCCCCTGTCACCCCTATGTGGAGCTGGAGGCTCAGCTACCCTCTGCTCTGCTGGAGGAGCTCTTTGGGGTCACCCTCCTCATAGGGCGCCTCAAAGACCTGCCAGCCAACATCCAGAGTGCCCTCACCATACAGCACCAGGGCAag CTGCTTCCTCCCTCCTGGCATTTGTTACACCTCCACCTGGACATCCACTGGTCAGTATTGGAGATTCTCCACCTGCTGGGGCAGAGGATGCAAG GTCAGGTGGTGTACGCCCACCAGTTTGTGAACCTGACAGGGGAGAACCTGACCAACAACAGCCTGTTTGAGGAGCATCTCTGCAACCTGCTCTCTGACCTCACAGGCATGGCCATGGGCAAATACAGCAAG GTAAGGCCTACTGAGGCCCTGACCAGCCATCACTACTACTGCACCTGCACCAAAGAGCTGTGGATACTACTTATACACTTACTGGAACACAGGAGCAAAGTGTTACACACACAG TCTTTCTGGAACTACATGAACACACTGCTGCAGTCTCTGATCAGTGGCCAGCCTGTAGCAGAGCAGTACGGTGTGCTCCCTACACACTGTAAAGACCCTCTGGGCTTCACCTGGTGGCTTGTCACTCACTTGGCTGAGCTGGGACAATACAGCCGCAACGGGGCCTTCCAAAATGGG ATACAGCTGGAGGATAACTGGAATTTTGTGTGTGAGCTGCTCAAGTCCACCTGTAACCCCAAG agAGCGCTACAGGAGGACCAGATCAGAATGCACGTCCACTGCtgcctgagtctgtctctgctatgGAAACCTAACAATGGCACTGTCGCCACACTCTGGGAGTACTACAGCAAAAACCTG AGCGGTTTGTTCACAGTGCCCTGGTTAGGGGTGTCGGGGCTCGGCAGCGTGAGCAGAACCCCCCTGGCCCTGTTGGACCAGGCCCGAAGCTGctgctccccctccccccttcGTTCCTCCGGCCACACCCAGCTGTACCGCTCAGCCAACTCCTTTCAGATCTTCCTCAGAGTGCTGGCTCTCTACCTGGCCCAGGAGAACGCAGGCGGCGCCCCTTGGAGGCAGATCAAGGGCAG GGTGTACTCCAAATTCCACCAGCGGCGGATGCAGGAACTATCCGAGGCTGGGCTGATGAACTTCCTGCTGCTGTTCGTAGTGGTGGCCCGGCAGGCCGAGCTGGAGGACGTGGCCGGCCGGGCCTGTGAGTTGCTGGGCCTCCTCCCTCCGGACTCCCCCCCTGCCCAGCGGAGCCTGGTGTGGAGGGGCCAGCTGGCTCTCTTACTGCTCTTCCAGGAGAGGGGCCTTGACGTGGGGGCCCAAGCTAGCTGGCTGGCCGCCTCCTTCTCTCAGACAGCCAGGGAGTTCTACCTGAAGACCACAGAACCGTCTCGCCGCCTGGCCCTCTGGGGCCCCCTGGGGTCCTACCTAGAGGGCGTGGCCGAGGTGTTTGAGACGAGCGCAAGTCTCGGTCTGTCGGAGGAGAAGCTACTCAACGAGGGGTTCGGTctgctgctgcctgcctgccgccAGTCGGAGCTGAGCTCTACCCTGGGCTTTCTGCAGATTGTGCTGAGGGAGTTACG GAGGGTCCATCAGCGCAATGTCCAGCCTGGCCACTCGGCATGTCCCCCCGGTGCCTGGCTGCCTCCTCCCAGTGCCAGCGTGGGTAAAGACCGCCACCTAGCGGTTGCAACAGCTCTCTGGTCCCACTTTTTCCCCTTCCTCCGCAGCCTGCGCCTTTCCAACACCCCTCCTGCCCAACTGGCTGATGCTGCCGCAG GATTTACACTGCTGGCCTTTGACCTTCCTAGCTCTGCCCCCCAAGACCTCCAGCCCAACCCCATCCAGTCCATCATGCAGTGCTTCAGCTGGGACGACATGCTTCACCCCCTGCTAGTGACTCGCTACCTACCCCACCTGCTCCAGAACAG TGAGCTGGTGTATTCAGTGAGCTCCGGCTGTGGAGGTTCCGTGTCGGGCTCAGCCCAGACCCTGTCTGTGAGAGCCTGGTTCCGCTGTGTTCTGCAGCAGTACATCCACAAGAACCCAGATGGCACGGACAGCAGAGCAG GCAGGGCTCTGGAGGAGCAGTTGTCGGAGCTCACTAGGCTCGTATTAAGGCTCCCTGAGGTAGACTCCCTACTGCAGAGGGCCGGGCTGCAGCCTGGAGCCGGCAGCAAGCTAGTGCCCAGGTCTGCTCTGGAGATGTTTATCAAG GCTGTGGGGCGTGTGTACAGTgggctgcaggtgttgtctgagCGTTCTGCCATGGTCACCCGTGCTCTGGACTACGCAGGGGACATCATGAAGTATATCAAACACTACCTGGTCAATAAGAGTCCTCAGGAGGGGCTGCTGCTGGCCTACTGGGCTGTGG ggtGCGTTGTGAAGCACTGGAGTCCCCTGCTGGCCACCTCTAAGGCCCAGCATCTGCTGTTCAACATTGTCAACGGGCTGCTCCTCCCTAACTCTTTGTCCGGGCTGGACAAGGCCTTGAGGGACAGCCTGCCCCTCTACCTGCAG GGTCTGTCTATAGCAACCAGTATGTCTCAGTCTCAGGGTGCCTACCTGAAGAAACAGCTCCGGGATGTCATCTCCAAGTTCCTCGACCATTTCCTGCCTGCCACGCCATCGGTTGGGGCCATAGCCAATCACCCGGTGCTGCTGGCGGCCTGCGAGGCCACGCCCACCCCGCGTGGGGCGGCACTGAGAAGGAGCATCCTGCAGGTGATCAG TGAGAACTTCTTGCATTTCAAAGGCAATGCCCCTCCTCCCCGCCTGGTCACGGTCCTGGCCTTCCTATTGGAGCTGCTGAGACGGAACAATGACAGTGACCCCGCCCTGCTCACcatacccctcccctctctgctccgcTGCCTGAAGCTGGTCAACGAGCCTCACG TGAGGAGGACCAGTACAGAGGCCCTGCAGCTGGTGGTGGAGAGATGTTCGGCCGCCGCAGGGGGTACACCATGTGACCAGACCGTCACTGTCCTACG gTCCTTTGTGGAGGAGAACGAGGGGTTGTATGACAGACAGGTGTACAGTGTTCTGGAGACAATAGCTGTTCTGGACAGTCATGTGGTCCAGGTCCTGATCCCTGTTCTGTCACTGAGTCTGAGGAACACAGAACACAAGAGAGGACTGGGCAAGAACACCACACTGAG